A region from the Pseudonocardia petroleophila genome encodes:
- a CDS encoding GNAT family N-acetyltransferase: MLWRVHVELEDRPGRLGELATAVGDAGCNIISLHVVGEPADDGSVTDELLVRVPPGIDAAEMAAAVERAGIPCSLLVRADAQELADPATTALALARMVAADPGSAPRAVATMLRARLVDPADPDPGGHTHALRVGARQLRLGRAWPFTATEISRAAALLELAAQLALRPPTAPERDDRILLLRDGSEVRMRAATPGDAPLVAALHARCSPATRRSRFLSPAPRLDAAELERLLGGDDGEAVLAITVDGGSAVGIATFGPDGPTAARFGVLVADAWHGRGVGTSLLRRMADMAADRGLSELTGVARPDDLGVTRLLRRAGLRPSAEISDGEVRLRAALPTSSGTLVG, from the coding sequence ATGCTGTGGCGTGTGCACGTGGAGCTGGAGGACCGGCCCGGCCGGCTGGGCGAGCTCGCCACGGCGGTCGGCGACGCGGGGTGCAACATCATCTCGCTGCACGTCGTCGGCGAGCCGGCCGACGACGGGTCGGTCACCGACGAGCTGCTGGTCCGGGTACCGCCGGGGATCGACGCGGCGGAGATGGCGGCCGCGGTCGAGCGGGCCGGGATCCCGTGCTCGCTGCTGGTGCGGGCCGACGCCCAGGAGCTCGCCGATCCCGCGACGACGGCGCTCGCGCTCGCGCGCATGGTGGCGGCCGACCCGGGGAGCGCCCCGCGGGCGGTCGCGACGATGCTGCGCGCGCGCCTGGTCGATCCGGCCGATCCCGATCCGGGCGGTCACACCCACGCCCTGCGCGTGGGGGCGCGGCAGCTGCGCCTGGGCCGGGCCTGGCCGTTCACCGCCACCGAGATCTCCCGCGCCGCCGCGCTGCTGGAGCTCGCGGCGCAGCTCGCGCTGCGCCCGCCCACCGCGCCCGAGCGCGACGACCGCATCCTGCTCCTGCGCGACGGCTCCGAGGTGCGGATGCGCGCCGCCACCCCGGGCGACGCCCCGCTGGTCGCGGCCCTGCACGCCCGCTGCTCCCCGGCCACGCGGCGGTCCCGCTTCCTCAGCCCCGCCCCGCGGCTGGACGCCGCCGAGCTGGAACGCCTCCTCGGGGGCGACGACGGCGAGGCCGTCCTCGCGATCACCGTGGACGGCGGCAGCGCCGTGGGCATCGCCACCTTCGGCCCGGACGGCCCGACCGCGGCCCGGTTCGGCGTGCTCGTCGCGGACGCCTGGCACGGCCGCGGCGTCGGCACGTCCCTGCTGCGGCGGATGGCCGACATGGCCGCCGACCGCGGACTGTCCGAGCTGACGGGCGTCGCACGCCCCGACGACCTCGGCGTCACGCGCCTGCTGCGCCGGGCCGGGCTGCGCCCGTCGGCGGAGATCTCCGACGGCGAGGTGCGGCTGCGCGCCGCCCTGCCGACCTCGAGCGGGACCCTGGTCGGGTAG